In the genome of Phycisphaerales bacterium, one region contains:
- a CDS encoding PAS domain S-box protein, with protein MDQADRNNLRLTATRRTLSDLLTAATQANLAADQRAASRLGHELALLGASVGDLASACLHGPHADAQTAVFAAAFHAWNSTVTGASHSEGDREAPLDHAVLAAARLGYIERDLATGRLTYTESFRNLLGYSHEETRRLLVHWREYVHPDDISFVTAVEADLLGGEVRHFDIEVRVRTQGGTWICLQARGALGVAGSPSSAQKIQIAVLDVTARRQAEEALRKSQARLEVVLEGANLGFMDQNFVTGEIVFNNRWAEMLGYTRAEFEHLGHDWQAQLHPDDIEQVGARMNASIFGGPDEYESEHRVRTRSGAYRWVLARGRVAERNPDGTARRLTGTRLDITDRKEAEAALRVSEETHRLLVENQAELVVRLDAAGQMVYVSPSYCRTFGKTEAELLTSGYLGLIHPEDLPAALAGLETARHPPYYCYVEERARTIEGWRWLGWHTKALRDEAGVVTGFVGVARDIHEQKLAQAELQRYRAQLEELVQQRTRELAEANQRLRAELAERSRTETRLRESESMFRTLAATLPLLVVIIEGDYAVYANPATLQLLGYSRDEFLRIPIIDHVRPALRQPVADRINHWRTGPGKVDRYELAVVTRTGEERRLDFSAAPIDHHGNPALLGTALDVTEQRQAEAEARRQQAQLAHVARVSTVGEMASGLAHQLAQPLSAVLYNARGALTRLASGPWNPDDARSTLTRIAQQAERAGEFVRSLKSFVRKAQPHLQATALVPVLEEALGFADLAARGERTELRLEINTTLPRVRIDRSLITQVVLNLVHNSIEAMRTTPPPQRCVLVSAAVIHRGVEVTVRDFGSGLSDVVRPHLFQPFFTTRTTGTGLGLSISRTIIEEIHGGHIWARPEPEGGATFGFVLPRAAEEPDAPI; from the coding sequence ATGGACCAGGCGGATCGCAACAACCTGCGCCTAACCGCCACCCGCCGCACCCTTTCGGACCTGCTCACGGCGGCAACCCAGGCGAACCTTGCCGCGGATCAACGTGCCGCCTCCCGGTTAGGGCACGAATTGGCCCTGCTCGGAGCTTCGGTGGGAGACTTGGCGAGCGCGTGCCTGCACGGACCCCATGCGGACGCACAAACTGCCGTCTTTGCCGCAGCGTTTCACGCCTGGAACAGTACCGTCACCGGGGCATCCCACTCTGAAGGCGACCGGGAAGCCCCCCTCGACCACGCCGTCCTGGCGGCGGCGCGCCTCGGCTACATTGAACGTGACCTCGCAACCGGTCGACTCACTTATACGGAGAGCTTCCGGAATCTGCTTGGTTACTCGCACGAAGAAACGCGGCGGCTGCTTGTCCATTGGCGCGAGTACGTGCATCCCGATGACATCTCGTTCGTGACAGCGGTGGAAGCCGACTTACTTGGGGGTGAGGTTCGACACTTCGATATCGAGGTGCGCGTGCGTACCCAGGGGGGCACCTGGATCTGCCTGCAAGCACGCGGGGCCCTGGGGGTCGCGGGGTCGCCCAGTTCTGCGCAGAAGATCCAGATCGCCGTCCTTGACGTCACGGCCCGCCGACAGGCCGAAGAGGCGCTACGCAAGAGCCAAGCGCGACTCGAAGTGGTGCTCGAAGGCGCCAATCTCGGGTTCATGGATCAAAACTTCGTAACCGGCGAGATCGTATTTAACAACCGCTGGGCCGAAATGCTCGGCTATACGCGCGCGGAGTTCGAGCACCTCGGGCACGACTGGCAAGCCCAACTGCATCCGGATGACATCGAGCAGGTGGGGGCTCGCATGAATGCCTCGATCTTTGGGGGGCCGGATGAGTACGAATCCGAACACCGGGTGCGGACCCGCTCGGGTGCATACCGCTGGGTGCTGGCGCGCGGCCGTGTCGCCGAGCGAAACCCCGACGGCACGGCGCGGCGCCTCACCGGTACGCGCCTCGACATCACCGATCGCAAGGAAGCCGAGGCCGCTCTGCGCGTGAGCGAAGAGACTCACCGCCTGCTGGTGGAAAACCAGGCGGAACTGGTCGTCAGACTCGATGCGGCCGGGCAAATGGTCTACGTCAGCCCCTCCTACTGTCGGACCTTTGGCAAGACCGAAGCGGAGTTGCTGACCAGCGGCTACCTCGGACTGATTCATCCGGAGGATCTGCCGGCCGCGCTCGCCGGACTGGAAACCGCACGCCACCCCCCCTACTACTGCTATGTCGAGGAGCGTGCCCGGACAATTGAGGGTTGGCGCTGGCTGGGTTGGCACACCAAGGCGCTACGTGACGAAGCTGGAGTGGTAACTGGCTTCGTAGGCGTAGCGCGCGACATCCACGAGCAGAAACTCGCGCAAGCCGAGTTGCAACGCTACCGGGCGCAGCTTGAAGAACTGGTTCAGCAGCGCACCCGCGAACTGGCTGAGGCCAACCAACGACTGCGCGCTGAGCTTGCCGAGCGCAGCCGCACCGAAACCCGGCTGCGTGAAAGTGAGTCGATGTTCCGCACGCTCGCCGCGACCTTGCCGCTCCTGGTCGTCATCATTGAGGGCGATTACGCCGTGTACGCCAACCCGGCAACGCTCCAGCTCCTCGGCTACAGCCGGGACGAGTTTCTACGCATCCCGATCATCGACCACGTACGTCCTGCGCTGCGTCAACCCGTGGCCGATCGCATCAACCATTGGCGCACTGGTCCCGGCAAGGTGGACCGTTACGAACTCGCGGTGGTAACGCGCACGGGCGAAGAGCGGCGGCTCGACTTCTCAGCCGCACCGATCGATCATCACGGAAATCCTGCCTTGCTCGGCACCGCACTCGATGTCACCGAGCAGCGTCAGGCCGAAGCCGAAGCCCGTCGGCAGCAGGCCCAATTGGCCCACGTCGCCCGCGTGAGTACGGTCGGCGAGATGGCTTCGGGACTGGCGCACCAGCTTGCTCAACCTCTTTCGGCCGTGCTGTACAACGCTCGCGGAGCTCTCACGCGCCTGGCGAGCGGTCCATGGAATCCCGACGATGCGCGCAGTACACTCACGCGGATCGCCCAGCAGGCCGAACGCGCCGGCGAGTTCGTCCGCAGTCTCAAGTCGTTTGTCCGCAAGGCGCAGCCCCACTTGCAGGCCACCGCGCTGGTACCGGTGCTCGAGGAAGCACTTGGGTTCGCCGACCTTGCCGCGCGCGGCGAACGCACCGAACTACGGCTGGAGATCAACACCACTCTCCCACGTGTCCGCATCGACCGGAGTCTCATTACGCAGGTTGTACTCAACCTGGTTCACAACAGCATCGAAGCGATGCGCACCACACCCCCGCCGCAACGCTGCGTACTGGTGAGCGCCGCGGTGATCCACCGTGGCGTCGAGGTCACGGTGCGCGACTTCGGCAGCGGGCTGTCCGATGTGGTGCGCCCGCATCTTTTCCAACCGTTCTTCACCACGCGGACAACCGGCACTGGCCTCGGACTGTCGATCAGCCGTACGATTATCGAGGAAATTCACGGGGGCCACATCTGGGCCCGCCCGGAGCCGGAAGGCGGCGCCACGTTTGGCTTCGTGCTACCACGCGCCGCGGAGGAGCCCGATGCGCCCATCTGA
- a CDS encoding winged helix-turn-helix transcriptional regulator, with protein sequence MIDLNHLAHEQNTGGEPIPPARLAAAAHLLRVLTHPDRLRICELLLHKRASVGELALHMQRKQNVVSQHLNQMRAYGIVAPERAGRTVYYRVTHPGPSWLLACIRAHDLPPADQS encoded by the coding sequence ATGATAGATCTCAACCACTTGGCCCATGAACAAAACACCGGGGGTGAACCGATCCCCCCGGCCCGTCTGGCCGCCGCGGCGCACCTACTGCGTGTGCTTACACACCCGGACCGCTTGCGCATCTGCGAATTGCTTTTGCACAAGCGAGCCTCGGTTGGTGAGCTTGCGCTGCACATGCAACGCAAGCAGAACGTCGTGAGCCAACATCTTAATCAGATGCGGGCTTATGGAATTGTCGCGCCGGAGCGCGCCGGCCGGACGGTCTATTACCGCGTTACGCATCCGGGACCCTCCTGGCTGCTGGCATGTATTCGAGCGCATGACCTGCCACCCGCAGATCAGTCGTAG
- a CDS encoding FAD-dependent oxidoreductase, whose product MKIVIVGGVAGGATAAARARRLDEAAEIVMFERGHEVSFANCGLPYHIGGEIPQRAALLVQTRAGLAARFRLDIRTRTEVEHIDAAGQRVRVRDLESGRTYEESYDRLLLSPGAAPLRPPIPGVEHPAIHTLRNMADMDRIKGSVDAGAQRALVVGGGFIGLEMAENLRRRGLEVALVELLPQVMPPFDPEVAARLHQELAANDVQLYLEDGVTAFEDAEGGVRATLRSGARLEVDLVVLAVGVRPDTGLARAAGLKLSERGALLVDEVMRTSDPYIFAVGDAVQVEDAVLGGPAYLPLAGPANRQARIAVDAMLGRASRYRGAQGTSVVQLFDVTAGITGASEKVLRQRGVPYQKVYVQRAHHVTYYPGAQSMMIKLLFAPEDGRVLGAQLVGGAGVDKRLDVLATALAAGLTVHDLEDLELAYAPQFGAAKDPVNIAGNVAVNALRGEEEFVDPAVLDEAGRTAYTLLDVREQAEFEAGHIPGACWVPLATLRARLGELPSAKPLAVYCGVGQRAYYATRILRAHGLRACNVAGGFALWSLIHAPRPKPRPLHRRPLSTLTASTSPSGVASEESGCCVGPATTVKNSAVAVVTRAAARTEPHTASVTKSPGQIELDLRGLQCPGPLAALAAAARAAAPGALLRARADDLGFCGDVDAWCARSGHKLESTHRDGREFVAEIRLHTGADVAPAGSPAAANSTRKTFVVFSGDLDRVMAALVIANAAADMGDEVTLFFTFWGLNALRKEAPPPTKKALLDRMFGWMMPRGAQRLVLSKMHMGGMGTAMMRHVMRKKGVADLPTLLASAQQKGVRLIACSMSMEVMGLQREELIDGLEIAGAARYVNEASQSGVNLFI is encoded by the coding sequence ATGAAAATCGTGATTGTTGGTGGGGTAGCCGGTGGAGCCACAGCCGCAGCGCGAGCCCGACGACTGGATGAAGCGGCGGAGATCGTCATGTTCGAGCGGGGGCACGAGGTGTCGTTCGCAAACTGTGGCCTGCCGTACCACATCGGCGGCGAAATACCGCAGCGCGCGGCACTGCTCGTGCAAACCCGGGCGGGCCTGGCGGCCAGGTTCCGGTTGGACATTCGCACACGCACGGAAGTGGAACATATCGATGCCGCTGGTCAACGTGTGCGTGTGAGAGATCTTGAAAGTGGCCGTACATACGAAGAGTCATACGACCGGTTGCTGCTTTCGCCGGGTGCGGCCCCGTTGCGACCACCCATTCCTGGGGTCGAACACCCCGCGATCCATACACTGCGCAACATGGCCGACATGGATCGCATCAAGGGCAGCGTTGATGCGGGTGCGCAGCGGGCGCTCGTCGTCGGGGGCGGCTTCATAGGGCTCGAGATGGCGGAGAACCTGCGTCGTCGAGGCCTGGAAGTGGCGCTGGTCGAACTGTTGCCGCAGGTGATGCCGCCCTTCGATCCAGAGGTCGCGGCCCGGCTGCACCAGGAACTGGCTGCGAACGATGTACAACTCTACCTCGAAGACGGCGTGACCGCCTTTGAGGATGCAGAGGGTGGTGTGCGAGCTACGTTGCGGAGCGGAGCCCGCCTGGAGGTCGACCTGGTCGTGCTTGCGGTCGGTGTACGGCCGGATACCGGGCTAGCGCGGGCTGCTGGGTTGAAGCTGTCGGAGCGCGGCGCGCTCCTCGTGGATGAGGTGATGCGCACGAGCGATCCGTATATTTTCGCGGTCGGCGACGCTGTGCAGGTGGAGGATGCGGTGCTCGGGGGACCCGCGTATCTGCCGCTCGCCGGTCCCGCCAACCGGCAGGCCCGCATCGCTGTCGATGCGATGCTCGGTCGTGCGAGCCGCTACCGTGGCGCACAGGGCACGAGCGTCGTTCAACTGTTCGACGTGACCGCCGGTATCACCGGGGCGTCGGAGAAGGTCTTGCGGCAGCGGGGCGTGCCCTATCAGAAGGTGTATGTCCAGCGCGCACACCACGTGACCTACTACCCCGGCGCACAGAGCATGATGATCAAGCTGTTGTTCGCCCCTGAGGATGGCCGCGTGCTTGGTGCGCAGCTTGTCGGCGGAGCAGGCGTCGACAAGCGCCTCGACGTACTGGCGACGGCACTGGCGGCGGGGTTGACCGTACATGATCTGGAGGATCTCGAGCTGGCGTATGCGCCACAGTTCGGTGCGGCCAAGGATCCGGTCAACATTGCGGGCAACGTGGCCGTGAATGCACTTCGTGGAGAAGAGGAATTCGTCGATCCAGCGGTACTCGACGAGGCCGGCCGCACGGCCTATACGCTTTTGGACGTGCGCGAACAGGCGGAGTTCGAGGCCGGACACATTCCCGGGGCGTGCTGGGTGCCGCTGGCCACGCTGCGCGCGCGATTGGGCGAGCTGCCGAGTGCTAAGCCGCTGGCGGTGTATTGCGGCGTGGGACAGCGGGCGTACTACGCAACACGCATCCTGCGGGCTCATGGACTGCGCGCGTGCAACGTAGCGGGCGGCTTCGCGCTCTGGTCGCTCATCCATGCACCTCGCCCGAAGCCACGGCCATTGCACCGCCGCCCCTTGTCGACCTTGACTGCGAGCACGTCACCGAGCGGTGTCGCAAGCGAGGAGAGCGGCTGCTGCGTCGGACCGGCCACGACCGTGAAGAACAGTGCGGTGGCGGTGGTGACCCGTGCGGCGGCGCGCACGGAGCCGCACACAGCGAGCGTCACCAAGTCACCTGGGCAGATCGAGCTTGACTTGCGCGGGCTGCAATGCCCCGGACCGCTGGCGGCGCTCGCCGCGGCCGCGCGCGCAGCCGCACCCGGGGCACTGCTGCGCGCCCGGGCGGATGACCTCGGGTTCTGCGGCGACGTCGATGCGTGGTGCGCGCGCAGTGGGCACAAGCTCGAGTCGACACACCGGGACGGCCGGGAGTTCGTGGCGGAAATACGCTTGCATACTGGGGCTGATGTCGCACCGGCCGGGAGCCCGGCGGCCGCAAACAGCACCCGGAAAACGTTCGTCGTCTTCTCCGGCGACCTCGATCGGGTCATGGCCGCGCTGGTCATCGCGAATGCAGCGGCTGACATGGGCGACGAAGTGACGCTGTTCTTTACGTTCTGGGGTCTCAACGCGCTGCGGAAAGAAGCGCCGCCGCCGACGAAGAAGGCGCTGCTCGACCGCATGTTCGGCTGGATGATGCCGCGGGGAGCGCAGCGGTTGGTGCTATCCAAAATGCACATGGGCGGCATGGGTACGGCGATGATGCGGCACGTGATGCGCAAGAAGGGCGTCGCGGACCTGCCGACGCTGCTCGCCAGCGCGCAACAGAAGGGTGTGCGTCTGATCGCATGTTCGATGTCGATGGAGGTGATGGGATTGCAGCGCGAGGAACTGATCGATGGTCTCGAGATCGCCGGGGCCGCGCGGTATGTGAATGAGGCGAGTCAGTCGGGCGTCAATCTCTTTATCTGA
- a CDS encoding phenylacetate--CoA ligase family protein, with amino-acid sequence MKLAPWLVESVTYPLHEWLQGRDTLREVRRLQSLADCAPRTVAIEQAVALRKLLAFAVARLPYYSTLFGRCRLDPHGDDPYTELARLPVLDKATVRTHAPDMTYRNVPGGLQPSSSGGTTGDTLHFFIDRKRQTQDRAARLFMQSRFGVSVGARRVHFWGAPLERRGSHLRHWRDAFLNERLLDAFSLAPAHLAAHLAALQRFRPAVLYGYPSALAVLAEYTAEQHAPVWPDLKLVVLTGEEATAEHLNRVRSVFGCAVAQEYGNREVGLIAHDCPARRMHLLTPHILVEVLSAGTLVPPGTVGELVCTPLNTRAQPLIRYRVGDAGQLDAEPCLCGLPFPTMQLTGGKITGFIVLPGGRLCHGAVTSHVLRDEPGIMAFKTWQHTLTEFEILLVPGPGFDAATCDRVAQRYRQLFGPDVCAKVRLVDEIPPDPSGKRRYVVSAVAPTLGPGAFVTPETLSPVTAAPQPARQERNSHAGVR; translated from the coding sequence GTGAAGCTTGCCCCATGGCTTGTCGAGTCCGTGACCTATCCGCTGCACGAGTGGCTGCAGGGCCGCGACACACTGCGCGAAGTGCGCCGCCTCCAGTCGCTCGCAGACTGCGCCCCGCGTACGGTCGCCATTGAGCAGGCGGTCGCGCTGCGTAAACTGCTGGCGTTCGCGGTCGCCCGGCTGCCTTACTACAGCACTCTTTTCGGCCGCTGTCGGCTGGATCCACACGGTGACGATCCATATACGGAACTCGCCCGCCTGCCCGTGCTCGACAAGGCCACGGTGCGCACCCATGCACCGGACATGACCTATCGAAACGTACCCGGTGGCCTGCAACCCTCATCCAGTGGCGGAACGACGGGTGACACGCTGCACTTCTTCATCGATCGCAAGCGCCAGACACAGGACCGGGCGGCGCGCCTATTCATGCAGAGTCGCTTCGGGGTATCCGTGGGTGCACGGCGGGTCCATTTCTGGGGCGCACCGCTGGAGCGTCGTGGCTCACATCTGCGGCATTGGCGCGATGCCTTCCTGAACGAACGCCTGCTGGATGCCTTTTCGCTCGCACCTGCGCATCTCGCCGCGCACCTCGCCGCCCTGCAGCGCTTTCGGCCGGCCGTGTTGTACGGCTACCCCAGTGCGCTTGCAGTGCTCGCCGAATATACGGCGGAACAACACGCCCCCGTCTGGCCCGATCTGAAACTGGTCGTGCTGACCGGAGAGGAGGCCACTGCCGAACACCTCAACCGCGTGCGCAGCGTGTTCGGTTGCGCTGTTGCGCAAGAGTACGGTAACCGTGAAGTTGGCCTGATTGCACACGATTGCCCCGCCCGCCGCATGCACCTGCTGACACCGCACATCCTTGTCGAGGTGCTGAGCGCCGGAACCCTCGTTCCGCCCGGCACCGTCGGGGAATTGGTGTGTACCCCCCTCAACACACGGGCACAGCCGCTGATCCGTTATCGCGTCGGTGATGCCGGCCAGCTCGATGCTGAGCCCTGCCTCTGCGGCCTGCCTTTCCCGACGATGCAGCTCACCGGCGGCAAGATCACCGGCTTCATCGTGCTGCCCGGTGGTCGGCTCTGCCACGGCGCGGTGACGTCGCACGTACTGCGCGACGAGCCGGGGATCATGGCCTTCAAGACCTGGCAGCACACCCTAACCGAATTTGAGATCCTGCTCGTGCCCGGCCCTGGCTTCGACGCGGCCACATGCGACCGCGTCGCCCAACGTTATCGCCAGCTCTTCGGACCCGACGTGTGCGCCAAGGTGCGACTCGTTGACGAAATCCCGCCGGACCCGTCCGGCAAACGACGGTATGTCGTTTCCGCCGTCGCACCCACGCTGGGCCCGGGTGCCTTCGTCACACCGGAAACTCTTTCACCTGTGACTGCCGCGCCGCAGCCGGCCAGGCAGGAACGCAACTCACACGCCGGCGTCAGATAA